In the Podospora pseudocomata strain CBS 415.72m chromosome 5, whole genome shotgun sequence genome, one interval contains:
- the SPT10 gene encoding Protein spt10 (EggNog:ENOG503NUXP; COG:K), with the protein MPAILEDPAASTIYRISGDPPYPDPAKPSVPASIVPRHVTLRDRQTEATVIPFASRDEVPESLLRYLSDQFSKEIEGGDTYPMMEPMSFDKFAAYWFQNFAGIMLLGNIESAADVIEGKDWSKECLGTFYIKPNYPGRSSHICNAGFIVTDASRNRGVGRLMGETYLEWAPQLGYKYSVFNLVYETNVASCKIWDALGFKRIGRVKGAGNLKSHPDRLVDAIIYGRDLGDAAGGAGNEELKSRLRSAATHYKLLEGDVLMLKDKEVISDPQRQYEIARMVHNQAHAGINKTTATIAERYHWSRIKETVSDVIRNCTECKELGKPSSSSSAAAASQSSQTTAAQPSPALAAVNGVKRPSSVTLPGAPNPKRSSPSPTATAVVVAAPSSSSTTTLQQQPRPPIPDPPHLGPFTVPRQQQQPHPPPQYTDPTTISLLSSASHSHGIDTGSGPGVDAAMGGPGHHDAHHHHHHPHHHVQVTDVYQPIDPQIIQSSLHHHHHHHHHHQQQQHHDDGLVHPGYLLGDVHHPHHHHQEPDETDAFQALINAGAEEEEVEEEEVVGRRMREEVEEAVDRDLEMLIEEPVEEEDEGKVRGGKEEGSLSPKGEVPATPVPTEVGDEGGRVG; encoded by the exons ATGCCGGCCATTCTGGAGGACCCAGCCGCCTCGACCATCTATCGTATCTCGGGCGACCCTCCGTATCCGGATCCCGCGAAGCCTTCGGTCCCGGCCTCTATTGTCCCTCGCCATGTGACGCTTAGAGACCGGCAGACCGAGGCCACCGTCATTCCGTTTGCATCCCGGGATGAGGTACCCGAGTCATTGCTGCGCTATCTCAGCGACCAGTTCAGCAAAGAGATCGAGGGCGGTGATACCTACCCCATGATGGAGCCCATGTCGTTTGACAAGTTTGCTGCCTACTGGTTCCAGAACTTTGCCGGTATCATGCTGCTGGGCAACATTGAAAGCGCTGCCGATGTGATCGAGGGTAAAGACTGGTCGAAGGAGTGCCTTGGCACTTTCTACATCAAGCCCAACTACCCCGGCCGCAGCAGCCACATCTGCAACGCGGGCTTCATCGTCACTGATGCCTCCCGCAACCGCGGTGTTGGTCGGCTGATGGGCGAGACGTACCTCGAGTGGGCTCCCCAACTGGGCTACAAGTACTCCGTCTTCAACCTCGTCTACGAGACCAACGTGGCCTCGTGCAAGATTTGGGACGCCCTCGGCTTCAAGCGGATCGGCCGGGTCAAGGGCGCCGGCAACCTCAAGAGCCACCCGGACCGGCTGGTGGACGCCATCATCTACGGGCGCGACCTGGGCGACGCGGCGGGCGGCGCGGGCAACGAGGAACTT AAAAGCAGACTCCGTAGCGCGGCGACACACTACAAGCTCCTGGAGGGCGACGTCTTGATGCTCAAGGATAAAGAGGTCATCTCGGACCCGCAGCGGCAGTACGAGATTGCGAGGATGGTGCACAACCAGGCCCACGCCGGCATCAACAAGACGACGGCGACCATTGCGGAGCGGTACCACTGGAGCCGGATCAAGGAGACGGTGTCGGATGTAATTAGGAACTGTACAGAATGCAAAGAGCTGGggaagccatcatcatcatcatcag ctgccgctgcttcACAGTCTTCGCAAACAACAGCTGCCCAACCCTCACCTGCTCTTGCCGCCGTCAACGGCGTAAAACGACCCAGTTCTGTAACACTACCTGGAGCCCCCAATCCTAAACGGTCCTCTCCCAGTCCCACTGCTACAGCTGTCGTCGTGGCCGCcccgtcttcttcctcaacaacaacactacagcagcagccaaggcCACCAATACCCGACCCGCCCCACTTGGGGCCGTTTACCGTGCcaaggcaacaacaacaacctcacccaccaccgcagTATACCGATCCGACGACGATATCGCTTTTATCATCAGCCAGTCACAGTCACGGAATCGACACGGGTTCGGGtcctggtgttgatgcggcCATGGGGGGGCCTGGGCATCATgatgcccaccaccaccaccaccatccacatCACCATGTGCAAGTGACGGATGTGTACCAGCCTATTGATCCGCAGATTATACAATCTTCTttgcaccatcatcaccatcatcatcatcatcatcagcagcagcagcatcacgATGACGGTTTGGTGCACCCGGGGTATTTGTTAGGGGATGTGCACCacccgcatcatcatcatcaggaGCCTGATGAGACGGATGCGTTTCAGGCGTTGATTAACGCTGgggcggaagaggaggaggtggaggaggaagaggttgtgggcaggaggatgagggaggaggtggaggaggcggtggataGGGATTTGGAGATGTTGATTGAGGAGccggttgaggaggaggatgaaggaaaggtgagaggggggaaggaggaggggagtttGAGTCCTAAGGGGGAGGTGCCAGCTACGCCTGTGCCGACCGAGGtcggggatgagggggggagggttgggtaG